The Anguilla anguilla isolate fAngAng1 chromosome 4, fAngAng1.pri, whole genome shotgun sequence genome has a window encoding:
- the LOC118224994 gene encoding highly reducing polyketide synthase PKS6-like yields the protein MVDSGEEVAVVGIGCNFPGGEGLTNFWKILLEGKNCTVQIPDDRFDPAFWYDSDDSKAGKTRTAKAALIDGLNEFDHKFFGITETEADLMDPQQKLLLECTYRALETAGIPMEKASGTRTGVFIGLMNKDYEAILSNSPTTITHYNGTGTGMSIAANRISYTFNFTGPSLAIDCACSSSLVALHYAAQAVRQGDCEMAVCGGVSCILEPRIFVTLSKAKMLSPDGSSKPFSSRADGYGRGEGCGVILLKPLKKALRDFDHVWGIISKTALNQDGGTVSPITRPSMAQQEELLHRIYSAGFDPSHVQYIEAHGTGTPAGDPAEAGSISRAIAKTRPPGEALCIGSVKGNIGHTESAAGVAGLIKVLLMMHYETIVPSLFYSEDSASIDAKALNLKIPTRVEKWEKTGPAGRAAGINNFGFGGTNAHAIVREYRQVDYSIPTNQDSTKLFVLSAASEKSFEMIIADTSQELATNNAVDFKSLAYTSACRRSHIKHRYRRVFLTSSRSNLQEKLRSALNERILPLKSGLKLVFVFCGNGVTYRGMCKGLLKENPIFRDKMKEVENLFHNYKSINILENLENDYDKDDYSKPDVVQPILFAIQVGIFSLLKHWGIRPDAVLGHSVGEVAAAHCSGLLSLEDAVKVIYFRSMLQSKVTGGKMLVVSKIAVSEILRLLPAYSGKVCLAAFNSPQSCTLSGEADAVESLHHKLKTSFNDKNLFLHILDVPAAYHSHMVDPILDQIQGSVGSFQENEMEAELFSTVTGEKCSQGDFSSGKYWARNVREPVAFEQALRSVAKDKKNIVFVEIGPRRALQRNIMETLGNDITVFPTAQPDKDHETLLTSVSKLFELGVNVNWEHLYKGHEAPPTSFPRYQFDCVKKEVYFETVRQGNETMSHNCHPIVRPTKHNSTEFTCNLSSGATKYLSEHKHNGIALAPSALYVELALASVIASMKSNVSLSSLQLSISFQSPYLFSETSPKMKVQVEPSEETAEFKIHSQSATYASGAIEWKNGSMAPEQKNIALDFVFKRCQSVIKAEQVYTALSQAGFQYGSVFRELGDVYYGEEFKEAISNFRVPDEMMRQLQDYCVHPIVLDQFMQMIGVVAGNRFSSRPGFPSAMGCVTVSGPLQNEMVIYLRTVRETSDGFEVCGCFTDKEGHVLVELRHVRITLMGGGSSVAKEFFFHNEQHATTEDVSPCHKPKALVFADQLGVADFLRQYLHSSSTFIQFEELGKLSNFKVTELFTEFMVPDGVKKFEDVLFISGLQNLSDLKTEMILDHLVDCCELFREIVLALNAAKYTNTIRIITYRSAEGTVDRISPGFVISGMTRACAAEFLGLSFQIIDLASMTSEDLSSLAHTLCSYPASKYSELTISNGQIYSSTIVRTPIKTIESPERVVYSSGSENLILQTADPYRMTKLSAVPCSEPGDQIQDQTVEVQLSKICVHSSDYFPVSVSDLNFGQTMYWNKYVSQNHKLLALDFSGTVTAVGKDVGKLKLGDNIVSCYPITASSKVVIPEAACYRTKKLPFLKEVPCISFFVLAWEILHCVLPKVIENKKLAIISLEPDSYLVQVLMLTANQSGWNVIVGTQLSGLLQNVNKCDAFVLLPPFDASLVDKACSVSTARNIVLVYDNQMSPILLRNMLRTDSENVCVQIVQVAHLFQKAYLKKQKRLIYSWLKSMRLIEVPVLKNIVFQRKTSGSIDCLPVQVSKSYFCSDTTSVVVLDGKTKDEVSHLPIQEKPKQLFLQKSVYIVTGGLSGLGFETVKFIAQRGGGCIAILSRRSSSHLQNEIFTLQNRYGVSIISIQCDISLSEQVVKAVVEIEQRFPSCPIRGIFHSAVVLHDGLLETLNKSHYEKVFRPKINGALNLHHATMHCKLDYFVCYSSISSFIGNSTQTNYAAANYFLDMFCHYRRRLGLAAQSINWGALNLGLLLNKDSLQRFLETKGMIVMNAAEFHDGLEQCLLQNNAQQVVCKFSFKNLRNHVLSQNTSLNTRLSALVNEELRNICTEPRAQLSPTPSSAGDCVRTTIRETCNVDFEELSDDTALAALGVDSMVAMTLQNLIFQETGVNVPLVKFLDPNSTLSTLVSIVEEREAVAAGRTG from the exons ATGGTGGACTCGGGTGAAGAGGTTGCTGTTGTGGGCATTGGTTGCAATTTCCCTGGAG GTGAAGGACTTACTAATTTCTGGAAGATTCTGCTGGAAGGAAAGAACTGCACAGTGCAAATTCCAGATGACCGATTTGACCCAGCGTTCTGGTATGATTCTGATGACAGCAAAGCTGGGAAAACACGAACTGCCAAAGCAGCCCTGATTGATGG GTTAAATGAGTTTGACCACAAGTTCTTTGGAATCACTGAGACGGAGGCAGACCTCATGGATCCCCAGCAGAAGCTCTTGCTGGAGTGCACCTACAGAGCACTGGAGACTGCTGGGATACCCATGGAGAAGGCCAGTGGAACCAGAACTGGGGTTTTCATTG GACTCATGAACAAGGACTACGAGGCAATTCTGAGCAACAGCCCAACCACCATAACCCACTACAATGGCACAGGAACAGGCATGAGCATAGCTGCCAACAGGATCTCCTACACCTTCAACTTCACTGGACCCTCGCTTGCTATCGACTgcgcctgctcctcctctctagTGGCTCTCCACTACGCTGCCCAAGCAGTTAGACAAG GAGACTGTGAGATGGCTGTCTGTGGTGGGGTCAGCTGCATCCTTGAGCCACGGATCTTTGTCACTCTCAGCAAAGCCAAGATGCTCTCACCCGACGGCTCCAGCAAACCTTTCTCCAGCAGAGCAGATGGCTATGGGAGAGGGGAAGGCTGTGGGGTCATCCTGCTCAAGCCACTGAAAAAA GCTCTACGGGACTTTGATCATGTGTGGGGCATCATAAGCAAAACTGCTCTCAATCAGGATGGTGGCACTGTCAGTCCAATCACCAGGCCGTCCAtggcccagcaggaggagctgctcCACAGAATTTACTCTGCAGGGTTTGATCCATCACATGTCCAGTACATAGAGGCTCATGGGACTGGAACCCCAGCAGGAGATCCAGCAGAAGCAGGCAGCATCTCCAGAGCCATTGCCAAAACCAGACCTCCAGGAGAAGCACTCTGCATTGGCTCAGTGAAAGGTAACATCGGGCACACTGAGTCAGCCGCTGGAGTGGCAGGACTCATCAAGGTGCTTCTGATGATGCACTATGAAACCATTGTTCCCTCTCTATTCTACTCTGAGGACAGTGCCAGCATCGATGCCAAAGCCTTGAACCTGAAAATTCCCACTAGAGTAGAGAAGTGGGAAAAGACTGGCCCAGCAGGAAGGGCTGCAGGTATCAATAACTTTGGGTTTGGAGGGACCAATGCACATGCCATAGTCAGAGAGTACAGGCAGGTGGACTATTCTATACCCACCAATCAGGATTCAACAAAACTCTTTGTGTTGTCTGCAGCTTCTGAAAAGTCATTTGAAATGATAATTGCAGACACAAGTCAAGAGCTGGCCACAAACAATGCAGTAGATTTCAAATCTCTGGCATATACATCGGCATGTCGGAGAAGCCACATAAAGCATAGGTATAGAAGAGTGTTTCTGACATCCTCTCGCAGTAACCTACAGGAAAAACTCAGATCGGCGCTGAACGAAAGAATTTTACCATTAAAATCAGGCTTAAAgttagtttttgtgttttgtggaaaTGGAGTGACCTACAGAGGCATGTGCAAGGGACTGTTGAAAGAAAATCCCATATtcagagacaaaatgaaagaggTTGAGAACCTGTTCCATAATTACAAAAGCATTAACATTTTGGAGAATCTGGAAAATGACTATGACAAAGATGATTATTCAAAACCAGATGTTGTCCAACCCATTCTCTTTGCTATCCAGGTTGGCATTTTCAGCCTTCTAAAGCACTGGGGTATCAGACCTGATGCTGTTCTTGGGCACTCTGTAGGAGAGGTTGCTGCTGCCCATTGCTCTGGTCTTCTGTCTCTGGAGGATGCAGTAAAGGTGATCTATTTCCGCAGTATGTTGCAGAGCAAAGTCACAGGAGGGAAGATGCTTGTTGTCAGTAAGATAGCCGTATCAGAAATCCTGAGGCTCCTGCCTGCTTACTCAGGGAAAGTCTGCTTAGCTGCCTTCAACAGCCCTCAGTCCTGCACACTATCAGGTGAAGCAGATGCAGTCGAAAGTCTTCACCATAAGCTGAAGACCTCTTTCAACGACAAGAATCTGTTCCTCCACATTTTAGATGTCCCTGCTGCTTACCACAGTCATATGGTGGATCCCATCCTGGACCAAATACAGGGCAGTGTAGGATCTTTTCAAGAGAATGAAATGGAGGCAGAGTTGTTTTCCACTGTGACTGGAGAGAAGTGTTCTCAAGGGGATTTTAGCTCAGGGAAATATTGGGCCAGGAATGTTCGTGAGCCTGTCGCATTTGAACAAGCTTTGAGATCAGTAGCCAAAGACAAGAAGAACATAGTCTTTGTAGAGATAGGTCCAAGACGGGCCCTGCAGAGGAACATCATGGAGACATTAgggaatgacatcactgtgttCCCCACTGCGCAACCAGATAAAGACCATGAGACACTGCTAACCTCGGTGTCAAAACTCTTTGAGCTGGGGGTGAATGTAAACTGGGAACATCTCTATAAAGGACATGAGGCACCACCAACATCATTCCCAAGGTATCAATTTGATTGTGTAAAGAAGGAGGTGTACTTTGAAACAGTGAGGCAGGGCAATGAAACAATGTCTCATAACTGTCACCCTATTGTAAGAcccacaaaacacaacagcacagagtTCACCTGTAATCTTTCCTCAGGTGCAACAAAGTACCTaagtgaacacaaacacaatggcaTTGCCCTTGCCCCCAGTGCTCTGTATGTTGAACTGGCTCTAGCTTCTGTCATAGCCAGTATGAAGTCAAATGTGTCTCTTAGCTCACTGCAGCTCAGTATCAGTTTCCAAAGTCCATATCTATTCAGTGAGACCTCCCCCAAAATGAAAGTACAGGTTGAGCCATCAGAGGAAacagcagaatttaaaatacattctcaGTCAGCTACCTATGCCTCAGGTGCCATTGAATGGAAAAATGGATCAATGGCTCCTGAGCAAAAGAATATCGCTCTGGATTTTGTGTTCAAAAGATGCCAATCAGTCATAAAGGCGGAGCAGGTCTACACAGCCCTCTCTCAGGCAGGATTTCAGTATGGTTCAGTCTTCCGAGAGCTGGGAGATGTGTACTATGGGGAGGAGTTCAAGGAGGCTATTTCGAACTTCAGGGTTCCAGATGAAATGATGAGGCAGCTGCAGGACTACTGTGTTCACCCTATAGTGCTGGATCAATTTATGCAGATGATAGGTGTTGTAGCCGGGAATAGATTTTCATCAAGGCCTGGATTCCCATCCGCCATGGGCTGTGTCACTGTGTCTGGTCCCCTGCAGAATGAAATGGTCATATATCTGAGAACAGTCAGAGAGACATCTGATGGGTTTGAGGTATGTGGCTGTTTCACAGACAAAGAGGGTCATGTTTTAGTTGAACTGAGACATGTGAGGATCACATTAATGGGAGGGGGTTCTTCTGTTGCTAAAGAGTTCTTCTTTCACAATGAGCAGCATGCCACCACTGAGGATGTCAGCCCCTGTCACAAACCAAAAGCCTTAGTTTTTGCTGATCAGTTAGGGGTGGCTGATTTTTTACGGCAGTATTTACACTCAAGTTCTACTTTCATCCAGTTCGAGGAACTTGGAAAACTATCCAACTTCAAAGTTACAGAATTGTTTACTGAATTCATGGTTCCAGATGGTGTCAAGAAGTTTGAagatgttttgttcatttctggcCTTCAAAATCTCAGTGActtgaaaacagaaatgatcCTTGATCACCTGGTCGACTGCTGTGAGCTTTTCCGTGAAATTGTTCTTGCACTGAACGCTGCCAAATACACCAACACTATCAGAATTATAACCTACAGATCAGCAGAGGGGACAGTAGACCGTATCAGTCCAGGTTTTGTCATTTCTGGCATGACTCGAGCCTGTGCAGCTGAATTTTTAGGTTTGTCATTCCAGATAATTGATCTTGCCTCTATGACAAGTGAAGACCTCAGTTCGTTAGCTCACACTTTATGTTCCTACCCAGCCAGCAAATATTCAGAGCTGACGATAAGCAATGGTCAGATTTATTCAAGTACAATCGTTCGCACTCCCATTAAAACCATTGAGAGTCCTGAAAGGGTAGTTTACTCTTCAGGGTCTGAGAATCTCATCCTGCAGACTGCTGACCCTTACAGAATGACAAAGCTGTCTGCAGTTCCTTGTAGTGAACCTGGAGACCAAATACAGGACCAAACTGTTGAGGTTCAACTGAGTAAAATCTGCGTTCATTCATCAGATTACTTCCCGGTCAGTGTCTCTGATCTGAACTTTGGTCAAACCATGTACTGGAACAAATACGTATCACAGAACCACAAACTCCTGGCTCTGGACTTCAGTGGAACTGTTACAGCTGTCGGGAAGGATGTGGGGAAACTGAAATTGGGAGACAACATTGTTTCATGTTACCCCATTACTGCATCCTCAAAGGTTGTGATTCCAGAAGCTGCATGCTATAGAACAAAGAAGCTTCCATTTCTCAAGGAAGTACCATGCATTTCCTTCTTTGTCCTTGCATGGGAAATCTTGCATTGTGTCCTTCCGAAagtaatagaaaataaaaagttggCCATTATTTCTCTTGAACCGGATTCATATCTGGTGCAGGTGCTGATGCTTACCGCAAATCAGTCAGGGTGGAATGTCATTGTAGGGACCCAACTTAGCGGACTGCTACAAAATGTGAACAAGTGCGATGCATTTGTCCTTTTGCCTCCATTTGATGCATCTTTGGTTGATAAAGCTTGCAGTGTTTCTACTGCCAGAAACATTGTTTTAGTGTATGATAACCAGATGTCACCTATTCTTTTGCGAAACATGTTAAGAACAGAtagtgaaaatgtttgtgttcaaATTGTTCAGGTGGCTCATCTGTTCCAGAAAGCATACCTAAAGAAGCAAAAAAGATTGATCTACAGCTGGCTGAAATCAATGCGATTGATTGAAGTTCCGGTACTGAAAAACATTGTCTTTCAAAGAAAGACTTCCGGAAGCATTGATTGCCTGCCTGTTCAGGTATCAAAATCCTACTTTTGCTCAGACACCACATCCGTAGTTGTGCTTGATGGAAAAACCAAGGATGAGGTATCTCACCTTCCAATACAAGAGAAGCCAAAACAACTTTTCCTGCAGAAGTCTGTGTACATAGTGACGGGGGGTCTTTCTGGGCTGGGGTTTGAAACAGTGAAGTTCATTGCTCAAAGAGGAGGTGGATGCATTGCCATTCTAAGCAGAAGGTCTTCATCTCATTTGCAGAATGAGATATTCACCCTGCAGAATCGGTACGGAGTGTCCATCATCAGCATACAGTGTGACATCTCCCTTTCAGAACAGGTTGTGAAGGCAGTCGTTGAGATTGAACAGAGGTTTCCTTCCTGTCCAATTAGAGGGATATTTCACAGTGCAGTTGTCCTGCATGATGGTCTACTTGAAACTCTCAACAAGTCACACTATGAAAAGGTGTTCAGGCCAAAGATTAATGGTGCTTTAAATCTCCATCATGCAACAATGCACTGCAAACTGGACTATTTTGTGTGCTACTCTTCCATCTCCTCTTTCATTGGCAATTCCACCCAAACAAACTATGCCGCTGCCAATTACTTCCTGGACATGTTTTGCCATTATCGGAGGAGGCTTGGACTGGCTGCACAGTCTATTAACTGGGGGGCTTTGAACCTGGGCCTCCTATTGAACAAGGATTCTTTGCAGAGATTTTTGGAGACAAAGGGAATGATAGTGATGAATGCGGCAGAATTTCATGATGGTCTGGAGCAATGTTTGTTGCAAAACAATGCTCAACAGGTTGTGTGCAAGTTCAGCTTCAAAAACCTTAGAAATCATGTGCTGTCTCAAAACACCTCCCTGAATACACGTCTATCAGCTTTGGTAAATGAAGAACTGAGAAACATATGCACAGAACCCAGAGCCCAACTGTCACCTACACCCTCTTCGGCAGGGGACTGTGTCAGGACCACAATCCGTGAGACTTGCAATGTAGACTTTGAAGAGCTGAGTGATGATACAGCACTGGCTGCTCTGGGTGTCGACTCAATGGTGGCCATGACTCTGCAGAACCTCATCTTTCAAGAGACAGGAGTCAATGTTCCCCTTGTTAAATTTCTGGACCCAAACAGCACTCTTTCTACTTTAGTATCTATCGTGGAGGAAAGAGAGGCTGTGGCTGCGGGAAGGACGGGCTAG